One window of Rubrivirga sp. SAORIC476 genomic DNA carries:
- the ilvC gene encoding ketol-acid reductoisomerase yields MTVHYEADPAVIRSKTVAVIGYGSQGHAHSLNLRDSGVDVVVGLREGSASADEARAAGLEVVSPAEAAERGDVIMLLVPDQHHKAVYEGSIKEHLTPGKALAVGHGFSVHYDQVAPPEGVDVFLVAPKSPGHLVRRVYTEGGGVPCLVAIHQDATGGALDLALSYADAIGGTHAGVIETTFKDETETDLFGEQAVLCGGSEALIKAGFETLVEAGYPAELAYFECLHELKLIVDLYYEGGLERMNYSVSDTAEYGGHAIGNRVITDAVKGEMKKVLGEIQSGAFAREFIADQADGGTKLAEMRAASEAHPIETIGKKLRGMMGWLKPKANSGDGATEAATPTVTA; encoded by the coding sequence ATGACCGTCCACTACGAGGCCGACCCGGCCGTCATCCGCTCCAAGACCGTCGCCGTGATCGGCTACGGCAGTCAGGGCCACGCCCACTCCCTCAACCTCCGCGACAGCGGCGTCGACGTGGTCGTCGGGCTCCGCGAGGGCTCGGCGTCGGCCGACGAGGCGCGGGCGGCCGGGCTGGAGGTCGTCTCCCCGGCCGAGGCCGCCGAGCGTGGCGACGTGATCATGCTGCTCGTGCCCGACCAGCACCACAAGGCCGTCTACGAGGGCTCGATCAAAGAGCACCTGACGCCCGGCAAGGCGCTGGCCGTGGGCCACGGCTTCTCGGTCCACTACGACCAGGTCGCGCCGCCCGAGGGCGTCGACGTGTTTCTGGTCGCGCCGAAGTCGCCGGGCCACCTGGTGCGGCGCGTCTACACCGAGGGCGGCGGCGTGCCGTGCCTCGTCGCCATCCACCAGGATGCGACCGGCGGCGCGCTCGACCTGGCGCTGAGCTACGCCGACGCCATCGGCGGCACGCACGCGGGCGTCATCGAGACGACGTTCAAGGACGAGACCGAGACCGACCTCTTCGGCGAGCAGGCGGTCCTGTGCGGTGGCTCGGAGGCGCTCATCAAGGCGGGCTTCGAGACCCTCGTCGAGGCGGGCTACCCGGCTGAGCTGGCCTACTTCGAGTGCCTCCACGAGCTCAAGCTGATCGTCGACCTCTACTACGAGGGCGGCCTAGAGCGGATGAACTACTCCGTCTCGGACACGGCCGAGTACGGCGGCCACGCCATCGGCAACCGCGTCATCACGGACGCTGTGAAGGGCGAGATGAAGAAGGTCCTGGGTGAGATCCAGTCGGGCGCCTTCGCCCGCGAGTTCATCGCCGACCAGGCCGACGGCGGCACCAAGCTGGCCGAGATGCGGGCCGCCTCCGAGGCGCACCCCATCGAGACCATCGGCAAGAAGCTCCGCGGCATGATGGGCTGGCTCAAGCCGAAGGCGAACTCCGGCGACGGCGCCACCGAGGCCGCCACCCCCACCGTGACGGCGTAA
- a CDS encoding aconitase/3-isopropylmalate dehydratase large subunit family protein, whose translation MTITEAILAQHAGRDRVSPGETVWIDVDTLMTHDVCGPPTIEIFQREFGRDAKVWDKEGLAIIPDHYIFTADQHAHRNIQILRAFAAEQDLPHYYDVGGDRYKGVCHMALAEEGFNRPGTTLFGTDSHTCTSGAFGLFSTGIGNTDAALIMGTGKIWVKVPESMRFVFEGELPPYLMAKDLILAVIGDIGTDGATYRAMEFDGQAVYDLSVEERMTLCNMAIEAGGKNGIIQPDAKTMDYTRARTDRAFSPVYTSPDARFHSERVYDVSTMEPLVAKPHAPDNKAPVSEVAGTKLDRAYIGSCTGGKLEDFVAAAKILKGQEVKVDTYVVPATTDVRKALWTKEVDGETLASIFEAAGAKIGLSSCAACLGGPVDTFGRTHGDEVVISTTNRNYPGRMGSKQSAVYLASALTTAASALSGVITDPRDVLVA comes from the coding sequence ATGACCATCACCGAAGCCATCCTCGCCCAGCACGCCGGGCGGGACCGCGTGAGCCCGGGCGAGACCGTCTGGATCGACGTCGACACCCTCATGACGCACGATGTCTGCGGGCCGCCGACCATCGAGATCTTCCAGCGCGAGTTCGGCCGCGACGCCAAGGTGTGGGACAAGGAGGGACTGGCGATCATCCCCGATCACTACATCTTTACGGCGGACCAGCACGCGCACCGCAACATCCAGATCCTGCGCGCCTTCGCCGCCGAGCAGGACCTGCCGCACTACTACGACGTGGGCGGCGACCGCTACAAGGGCGTCTGCCACATGGCGCTGGCGGAAGAAGGCTTCAACCGGCCCGGCACGACGCTCTTCGGCACCGACAGCCACACCTGCACGTCGGGCGCCTTCGGGCTGTTCTCGACCGGCATCGGCAACACCGACGCGGCGCTCATCATGGGGACGGGCAAGATCTGGGTCAAGGTGCCCGAGTCGATGCGGTTCGTGTTCGAGGGCGAGCTGCCGCCCTACCTGATGGCCAAGGACCTGATCCTGGCCGTCATCGGTGACATCGGGACGGACGGCGCGACGTACCGAGCGATGGAGTTCGATGGGCAGGCCGTCTACGACCTCTCGGTCGAGGAGCGGATGACGCTCTGCAACATGGCCATCGAGGCGGGCGGCAAGAACGGCATCATCCAGCCGGACGCCAAGACGATGGACTACACGCGCGCCCGGACGGACCGCGCCTTCTCGCCGGTCTACACCTCGCCGGACGCCCGTTTCCACTCCGAGCGCGTCTACGACGTGAGCACGATGGAGCCGCTCGTCGCCAAGCCGCACGCGCCGGACAACAAGGCGCCCGTCTCCGAGGTCGCCGGAACGAAACTCGACCGCGCCTACATCGGGTCCTGCACCGGCGGCAAGCTGGAGGACTTCGTGGCCGCGGCCAAAATCCTGAAGGGCCAGGAGGTCAAGGTGGACACGTACGTCGTCCCGGCCACGACCGACGTCCGAAAGGCGCTGTGGACGAAGGAGGTCGACGGCGAGACGCTGGCAAGCATCTTCGAGGCGGCCGGCGCCAAGATCGGCCTCTCGTCCTGCGCCGCCTGCCTCGGCGGCCCCGTCGACACGTTCGGCCGGACGCACGGCGACGAGGTCGTGATCTCGACGACCAACCGCAACTACCCCGGCCGGATGGGCTCCAAGCAGTCGGCCGTCTACCTCGCCTCGGCGCTCACGACGGCCGCCTCGGCGCTGTCCGGCGTCATCACCGATCCCCGCGACGTGCTCGTCGCCTGA
- a CDS encoding 3-isopropylmalate dehydratase has translation MNDFIRGKAYVLGDHVDTDQIIPAQHLVYSLTDPEERKLYGTYALSSVPPEQAGLPEGNVPFVAEGEHRSEYAVIVGGGNFGCGSSREHAPFALREAGIEAVVAESYARIFYRNAVDGGFLAPFESPEALNDKVRTGDEVELDTKAGTFTNVTTGESWALQPLGDVAAILEAGGVFEYARQQGLIPA, from the coding sequence ATGAACGACTTCATCCGCGGCAAGGCCTACGTGCTCGGCGACCACGTCGACACGGACCAGATCATCCCGGCCCAGCACCTCGTCTACAGCCTCACCGACCCCGAGGAGCGGAAGCTCTACGGCACCTACGCGCTCTCGTCGGTGCCGCCGGAGCAAGCGGGCCTGCCGGAGGGGAACGTCCCGTTCGTGGCCGAGGGCGAACACCGGAGCGAGTACGCCGTGATCGTGGGTGGCGGAAACTTTGGCTGCGGCTCCAGCCGCGAGCACGCGCCGTTCGCGCTCCGCGAGGCGGGCATCGAGGCGGTCGTGGCGGAGAGCTACGCGCGCATCTTCTACCGCAACGCCGTCGACGGCGGCTTCCTGGCGCCGTTCGAGTCGCCGGAGGCCCTGAACGACAAGGTCCGCACCGGCGACGAGGTGGAGTTGGACACGAAGGCGGGCACGTTCACGAATGTGACGACCGGCGAGAGCTGGGCGCTCCAGCCGCTCGGCGACGTAGCAGCCATCCTGGAGGCGGGCGGCGTGTTCGAGTACGCCCGTCAGCAGGGCCTCATCCCAGCCTGA
- the rpe gene encoding ribulose-phosphate 3-epimerase: MILAPSVLAADFGRLAAHAREALDAGADWLHIDVMDGHFVPNISFGAPVMRGLKTLVEETNTPFDVHLMIEEPDRYLEDFAAVGADLITVHEEACPHLHRTVQAIHALGCRAGVAVNPATPLVTLEEIAPDLDLVLIMSVNPGFGGQAFIEGSVGKVRRCRQLLAGSGSRALIEVDGGVTPANVRSLTEAGADVIVAGSAVFRGDVADNVAAFREATVTRA, encoded by the coding sequence ATGATCCTCGCCCCCTCCGTCCTCGCCGCCGACTTCGGCCGCCTCGCCGCTCACGCCCGCGAGGCCCTCGACGCCGGGGCCGACTGGCTCCACATCGATGTGATGGACGGCCACTTCGTGCCCAACATCTCGTTCGGCGCCCCGGTCATGCGCGGCCTCAAGACGCTCGTCGAGGAGACGAACACGCCGTTCGACGTCCACCTGATGATTGAGGAGCCGGACCGCTACCTGGAAGACTTCGCGGCGGTGGGCGCAGACCTCATCACGGTCCACGAAGAAGCCTGCCCACACCTCCACCGGACAGTCCAGGCCATCCACGCGCTCGGCTGCCGAGCGGGCGTCGCCGTCAACCCGGCGACGCCGTTGGTCACGCTTGAGGAGATCGCGCCCGACCTCGACCTCGTGCTCATCATGTCGGTCAACCCCGGCTTCGGGGGGCAGGCGTTCATCGAGGGCTCGGTCGGCAAGGTGCGGCGGTGCCGCCAGCTGCTCGCCGGGAGCGGCAGCCGGGCGCTGATCGAGGTCGACGGCGGCGTCACGCCGGCCAACGTCCGCAGCCTCACCGAGGCGGGGGCGGACGTGATCGTGGCGGGCAGCGCGGTCTTTCGCGGCGACGTGGCAGACAACGTCGCGGCCTTCCGCGAGGCCACCGTGACGCGAGCGTAG
- the rtcR gene encoding RNA repair transcriptional activator RtcR yields MPTVAFGLVGSTLDRGGPDEAARWNRWRPSVALAQQPDLLLDRYELIYQPPVQALAELVAQDIQMVAPETEVRLHRVPLADPWDFEEVYATLHDVVADYPFDPEAEDYLVHLSTGTHVVQICLFLLTEARYLPGRLVQTAPAKRPRRKGDPRDPVGTHRIIDLDLSTYDRIASREAQRHEDTRQFLKSGIETRNGAFNALIDEVERVALNSRAPILLNGPTGAGKSRLARRIYELRKARAQLAGPFVEINCATLRGDAAASALFGHVKGAFTGAVAARPGLLRAADGGILFLDEIGELGLDEQAMLLRALEEKAFLPIGADSDARSDFQLIAGTNRDLREAVSAGTFRDDLLARIDLWTYELPGLADRREDIEPNLDYELARFERENGRQVRFSSPARARFLRFALSPEAAWTANFRDLNAAVTRMATLAPGGRITEETVDAEAGRLRRHWRGADRTEDDALLAEVLDTEAVAGLDRFVCVQLADVVRVCRQSRSLSDAGRTLFAESRKRRKRVNDADRLRKYLATFDLSWDDVRGD; encoded by the coding sequence ATGCCCACCGTCGCCTTCGGCCTCGTCGGCTCCACGCTCGACCGGGGCGGCCCGGACGAGGCCGCGCGCTGGAACCGCTGGCGGCCCAGCGTCGCCCTCGCGCAGCAGCCTGACCTGCTCCTCGACCGCTACGAGCTGATCTACCAGCCGCCGGTCCAGGCCCTCGCCGAGTTGGTCGCCCAGGACATCCAGATGGTCGCGCCCGAGACCGAGGTGCGCCTGCACCGGGTCCCGCTGGCCGACCCGTGGGACTTCGAGGAGGTCTACGCCACGCTCCACGACGTGGTCGCCGACTACCCGTTCGACCCCGAGGCCGAGGACTACCTCGTCCACCTGTCGACGGGCACGCACGTGGTCCAGATTTGCCTCTTCCTGCTCACCGAGGCGCGCTACCTGCCGGGGCGGCTCGTGCAGACCGCACCCGCCAAGCGCCCGAGGCGGAAGGGGGACCCGCGCGACCCCGTCGGCACGCACCGCATCATCGACCTCGACCTGTCGACCTACGACCGGATCGCGTCACGCGAGGCGCAGCGGCACGAGGACACGCGGCAGTTCCTGAAGTCGGGCATCGAGACGCGCAACGGCGCCTTCAACGCGCTCATCGACGAGGTGGAGCGAGTGGCCCTCAACTCGCGCGCGCCGATCCTGCTCAACGGGCCGACCGGCGCGGGCAAGAGCCGCCTCGCGCGGCGCATCTACGAGCTGCGCAAGGCGCGCGCCCAGCTGGCGGGGCCGTTCGTCGAGATCAACTGCGCCACGCTCCGTGGCGACGCCGCGGCCTCGGCGTTGTTCGGACACGTCAAGGGCGCGTTCACGGGCGCCGTCGCCGCCCGGCCCGGCCTGCTGCGCGCGGCCGACGGCGGGATCCTGTTCCTGGACGAGATCGGCGAACTGGGGCTCGACGAGCAGGCCATGCTGCTCCGGGCGCTGGAGGAGAAGGCGTTCCTCCCCATCGGCGCCGACAGCGACGCCCGGAGCGACTTCCAGCTGATCGCGGGCACCAACCGCGACCTGCGCGAGGCCGTCTCGGCGGGCACGTTCCGCGACGACCTGCTCGCGCGCATCGACCTGTGGACCTACGAGCTGCCCGGCCTGGCCGACCGCCGGGAGGACATCGAGCCGAACCTGGACTACGAACTGGCGCGGTTCGAGCGGGAGAACGGTCGGCAGGTTCGCTTCTCGTCGCCCGCCCGCGCCCGCTTCCTCCGCTTCGCGCTCTCGCCCGAGGCGGCGTGGACGGCCAACTTCCGCGACCTCAACGCCGCCGTGACCCGCATGGCGACACTCGCGCCCGGCGGCCGCATCACCGAGGAGACGGTCGACGCCGAGGCGGGCCGTCTCCGCCGCCACTGGCGCGGGGCCGACCGCACCGAGGACGACGCCCTCCTGGCCGAGGTCCTGGATACCGAGGCGGTGGCCGGACTCGACCGCTTCGTCTGCGTCCAGCTAGCCGACGTGGTCCGCGTGTGCCGCCAGTCGCGGTCGCTCTCCGACGCCGGCCGGACGCTCTTCGCCGAGTCGCGCAAGCGCCGCAAGCGCGTCAACGACGCCGACCGCCTGCGGAAGTACCTCGCGACGTTCGACCTGAGCTGGGACGACGTGCGGGGGGACTGA
- a CDS encoding TROVE domain-containing protein, whose protein sequence is MNTTLFQTLRGLLTPPADARNHEAAPAYALSPRAALAQLAATGCLTPTFYASAETQLDEVLALAAQVDVEYVARVAVAAREQGYMKDMPALLAAHLATRDTALLERVFPRVIDSGRMLRTFVQILRSGAVGRKSLGSAPKRMVRDWLAGRSDASLFRASVGTTPSLADIVKMVHPRPTTDARRALYGYLIGRDHVADDLPEIVRAYEATKADPARAAADGTIPDVPFQMLASLPFDPATERAVWAEIARTAPWHATRMNLNAFARHGAFAEPGVAETVAMRLADPESVRRARAFPYQLFMAYRQVSADVPHVVKEALQDAMEVAIGNVPSLGGRVVVCPDVSGSMLSPVTGYRRGATSAVRCIDVAALVAASVLRTNPSARVLPFETRVVDVALNGRDSVLTNAAKLAAVGGGGTDCSAPLARLNAETAEVDLVFLVSDNESWVDAGNPRYGTGTMREWNRLKARNPGAKLVCLDMQPHRTVQAAPRADVLHVGGFSDRVFEVVAAFAAGTLGADHWVGQIEAISI, encoded by the coding sequence ATGAACACCACGCTCTTCCAGACGCTGCGCGGCTTGCTGACGCCGCCCGCTGACGCCCGCAACCACGAAGCCGCCCCGGCCTATGCACTGTCGCCCCGCGCGGCGCTCGCCCAGCTGGCCGCCACCGGCTGCCTCACGCCGACGTTCTACGCGTCGGCCGAGACGCAGCTCGACGAGGTGCTCGCGCTGGCCGCCCAGGTCGACGTCGAGTACGTCGCCCGGGTCGCCGTCGCGGCGCGGGAGCAGGGCTACATGAAGGACATGCCCGCCTTGCTGGCCGCCCACCTGGCGACCCGCGACACGGCCCTTCTGGAGCGCGTCTTCCCCCGCGTCATCGACTCGGGCCGGATGCTGCGGACGTTCGTCCAGATCCTGCGCTCCGGCGCGGTCGGGCGGAAGTCGCTCGGCTCGGCGCCCAAGCGGATGGTCCGGGACTGGCTCGCCGGTCGATCGGACGCGTCGCTCTTCCGGGCGTCGGTCGGCACCACGCCGTCGCTGGCGGATATCGTCAAGATGGTCCACCCGCGGCCGACGACGGACGCCCGTCGCGCGCTCTACGGCTACCTGATCGGTCGCGACCACGTGGCCGACGACCTGCCGGAGATCGTCCGGGCGTACGAGGCGACCAAGGCCGACCCGGCCCGGGCCGCCGCCGACGGCACCATCCCGGACGTTCCGTTCCAGATGCTCGCCTCGCTGCCCTTCGACCCCGCGACGGAGCGGGCCGTCTGGGCCGAGATCGCGCGGACGGCACCCTGGCACGCCACCCGGATGAACCTCAACGCCTTCGCGCGGCACGGCGCCTTCGCCGAGCCCGGCGTGGCCGAGACGGTCGCGATGCGGCTGGCCGACCCGGAGTCCGTCCGGCGCGCGCGCGCCTTCCCGTACCAGCTCTTCATGGCCTACCGCCAGGTCTCCGCCGACGTGCCCCACGTCGTGAAGGAGGCGCTGCAGGACGCCATGGAGGTCGCCATCGGGAACGTGCCGAGCCTCGGCGGCCGCGTCGTCGTCTGCCCGGACGTGTCCGGGTCGATGTTGTCGCCGGTCACCGGCTACCGGCGCGGCGCGACCTCGGCGGTGCGGTGCATCGACGTGGCGGCGCTCGTCGCGGCCTCCGTGCTGCGGACCAACCCGTCTGCCCGCGTGCTGCCCTTCGAGACCCGCGTCGTGGACGTGGCGCTGAACGGCCGGGACTCCGTCCTGACGAACGCCGCCAAGCTGGCCGCCGTCGGGGGCGGCGGGACCGACTGCTCGGCCCCGCTGGCCCGGCTCAACGCCGAGACCGCCGAGGTCGACCTCGTCTTCCTGGTCTCCGACAACGAGTCCTGGGTCGACGCGGGCAACCCGCGCTACGGAACGGGCACCATGCGCGAGTGGAACCGGCTGAAGGCCCGCAACCCGGGCGCCAAGCTGGTCTGCCTCGACATGCAGCCGCACCGGACGGTCCAGGCCGCGCCCCGCGCGGACGTGCTCCACGTCGGCGGCTTCTCGGACCGCGTGTTCGAGGTCGTGGCGGCCTTCGCCGCCGGGACGCTCGGCGCCGACCACTGGGTCGGCCAGATCGAGGCGATCTCGATCTGA
- a CDS encoding RtcB family protein: MSTPTLIPTGDATAILPARDERLTPITVIGNEAIRDVFEAGCLTQAQNAREVPGVTSVVLNPDAHFGYGAPVGCAMASPTHVYPGPVGVDIKCSMSLLRLDLPAEAVDDKRTRRALIDAIQARTPTGAGRNQRSVPKGRTIDPVSGWEAVTRGATPSVLDAFGVPAHWATRCEDAVHVGHDGTGDALMTRLTELQETGAFPHVDAKLRQFGTYGGGNHFAECEAVSVEDAATADAFGLVDGGVAFLSHCGSRGFGYTLAQLGFRMLEDHFARWSTPFPAGDKNLVYAPLGSPEADAYLDYMALGANFATLNHLLINALVLEAFQEVIPGSTGDLVYFISHNIAREEEVGGQTQWVHRKGATRAFPAGHPGLAGTPFADVGHPILLPGNPQAGSAVMVAEPGAEQSLYSVNHGAGRQMGRRHAKRTLDQKRVDASFDAADILTNCRRYPIDEAPAAYKDFDEVLASVETAGLARPVARLRARFVVKDGDTEYRGAA; the protein is encoded by the coding sequence ATGTCCACGCCCACGCTCATCCCCACCGGCGACGCGACCGCGATCCTGCCCGCGCGGGACGAGCGGCTCACGCCCATCACCGTCATCGGCAACGAGGCCATCCGCGACGTCTTCGAGGCCGGCTGCCTCACCCAGGCCCAGAACGCCCGCGAGGTGCCCGGCGTCACGTCGGTCGTCCTCAACCCGGACGCCCACTTCGGCTACGGCGCGCCGGTCGGCTGCGCGATGGCCTCGCCGACGCACGTCTACCCCGGCCCCGTCGGCGTGGACATCAAGTGCTCGATGAGCCTGCTCCGGCTCGACCTCCCGGCCGAGGCCGTGGACGACAAGCGGACGCGCCGGGCGCTCATCGACGCCATCCAGGCGCGCACGCCGACGGGCGCGGGGCGCAACCAGCGCTCCGTCCCCAAGGGCCGCACGATCGATCCGGTCAGTGGCTGGGAGGCCGTCACGCGCGGCGCGACGCCGTCCGTGCTGGACGCCTTCGGCGTTCCGGCCCACTGGGCGACGCGGTGCGAGGACGCCGTGCACGTCGGCCACGACGGGACGGGCGACGCGCTCATGACGCGCCTCACCGAGCTCCAGGAGACCGGCGCGTTCCCGCACGTCGACGCCAAGCTGCGCCAGTTCGGGACGTACGGCGGCGGCAACCACTTCGCCGAGTGCGAAGCGGTGTCGGTCGAGGACGCGGCCACGGCCGACGCCTTCGGGCTGGTCGACGGCGGCGTGGCATTCCTGTCGCACTGCGGCTCGCGCGGGTTCGGCTACACGCTGGCTCAGCTCGGCTTCCGAATGCTGGAGGACCACTTCGCGCGCTGGAGCACGCCGTTCCCGGCGGGCGACAAGAACCTCGTCTACGCGCCGCTCGGCTCGCCCGAGGCGGATGCGTACCTCGACTACATGGCGCTCGGCGCCAACTTCGCCACGCTCAACCACCTGCTCATCAACGCGCTCGTGCTGGAGGCCTTCCAGGAGGTGATCCCGGGCTCGACCGGCGACCTCGTCTACTTCATCTCGCACAACATCGCGCGGGAGGAGGAGGTCGGCGGGCAGACGCAGTGGGTCCACCGCAAGGGGGCCACACGCGCCTTCCCGGCCGGTCACCCCGGCCTGGCCGGAACGCCGTTCGCGGACGTGGGCCACCCGATCCTGCTCCCCGGCAACCCCCAGGCCGGGAGCGCGGTGATGGTGGCCGAGCCCGGCGCGGAGCAGTCGCTGTACTCCGTCAACCACGGCGCGGGCCGCCAGATGGGCCGCCGCCACGCCAAGCGGACGCTCGACCAGAAGCGGGTGGACGCGTCGTTCGACGCCGCCGACATCCTGACCAACTGCCGCCGCTACCCGATCGACGAGGCGCCCGCCGCCTACAAGGACTTCGACGAGGTCCTGGCGTCGGTCGAGACGGCCGGGTTGGCGCGGCCCGTCGCCCGCCTCCGGGCGCGGTTCGTGGTCAAGGACGGCGACACCGAGTACCGCGGCGCCGCCTGA
- a CDS encoding RNA 3'-terminal phosphate cyclase has translation MLRTAAVHVPSHAPVDVGAAFLPTLLAASVATGQSVRLDGFRAEAARPGLLRPDLAVVRAAAAVCGAEVEGDTVGSTALTFRPGAVRSGEIRVAVGAGGSAVRVIEAVLPALLVADGPSRLVVDGATFSVASLGAEALRQSVAPVLCRMGADVRVTVERVGFAPVGGGRVVVEIRPGALSAIGLETRGPEVGRRVRAVVSGLPVRVARRTLAAAADALAGSSFVVALDAVEASGPGIALVAEVVTTDGVAVQSAIGAPGVASTEVAARLARRVRAVLASDAPVVPEAVPALVVPLALAGGGALRTCGLGTRARLAVEAVRQAGIAVRVLDEPGGAVRVLVG, from the coding sequence ATGCTCCGCACGGCTGCTGTTCACGTCCCCTCGCACGCGCCCGTCGACGTCGGCGCGGCGTTCCTGCCCACGCTGCTGGCCGCCTCGGTGGCGACCGGCCAGTCGGTGCGCCTCGATGGGTTCCGGGCCGAGGCCGCGCGCCCGGGCCTGCTGCGTCCTGACCTCGCTGTCGTCCGCGCCGCGGCCGCCGTGTGTGGGGCCGAGGTCGAGGGCGACACCGTCGGCTCGACGGCGCTGACGTTCCGGCCGGGCGCTGTCCGGTCGGGTGAGATCCGCGTCGCTGTCGGCGCGGGCGGGAGCGCCGTGCGCGTGATCGAGGCCGTCCTGCCCGCGTTGCTCGTCGCCGACGGCCCCAGCCGGCTGGTGGTCGACGGCGCCACGTTCTCGGTCGCGTCACTCGGCGCCGAGGCGCTCCGTCAGTCGGTCGCCCCGGTCTTGTGCCGGATGGGCGCGGACGTGCGGGTGACCGTCGAGCGGGTCGGCTTCGCGCCCGTCGGCGGCGGCCGGGTGGTGGTCGAGATCCGGCCGGGTGCGCTGTCAGCAATCGGCCTGGAGACGCGCGGCCCCGAGGTGGGACGGCGGGTCCGGGCCGTCGTGTCCGGACTCCCGGTTCGCGTCGCGCGGCGGACGCTGGCCGCGGCGGCGGACGCGCTCGCCGGGTCGTCGTTCGTCGTCGCCCTCGACGCGGTCGAGGCCTCCGGTCCCGGCATCGCGCTCGTGGCCGAGGTCGTGACGACCGACGGCGTGGCGGTGCAGAGCGCGATCGGCGCCCCCGGCGTGGCGTCGACGGAGGTCGCGGCCCGCCTCGCGCGGCGCGTGCGGGCGGTCCTCGCGAGCGACGCGCCGGTCGTGCCCGAGGCGGTGCCCGCGCTCGTCGTCCCGCTGGCGCTGGCCGGCGGCGGTGCGCTGCGGACGTGCGGCCTGGGCACACGCGCTCGGCTCGCCGTCGAGGCCGTCCGCCAGGCCGGGATTGCGGTCCGCGTGCTGGACGAGCCCGGTGGTGCGGTCCGCGTCCTCGTTGGCTGA
- a CDS encoding transposase, with the protein MRRHRRSVRLRAHDYRAGLYFVTVCTHGRQRLFGDVVDGEVVLSVAGRIARVRTAEVRPSVVLDAFVVMPDHVHLLFGVVPDDTPRADDGSSRRGVLQYAPTDGAPRSFQSPSGSVGAVVRGYKGAVTNAIKRLWQAPDARVWQRSFHDRVVRTGREADAIRRYIADNPARWDPDAGRAD; encoded by the coding sequence ATGCGCCGCCATCGCCGCTCGGTTCGCCTGAGGGCCCACGACTACCGGGCTGGGCTCTACTTCGTCACGGTCTGCACGCACGGCCGCCAGCGGCTCTTCGGGGACGTTGTGGATGGGGAGGTGGTGCTGTCGGTCGCGGGACGGATCGCGCGGGTTCGGACGGCGGAGGTGCGGCCGAGCGTGGTTCTGGATGCGTTCGTGGTGATGCCGGACCACGTGCACCTGTTGTTCGGGGTCGTGCCGGACGACACGCCCCGGGCCGATGACGGGTCATCGCGTAGGGGCGTATTGCAATACGCCCCTACCGACGGGGCACCGCGGTCTTTCCAGTCGCCTTCAGGATCGGTCGGTGCCGTCGTTCGCGGGTACAAGGGTGCTGTCACGAATGCGATCAAGAGGCTCTGGCAGGCACCCGATGCGCGCGTCTGGCAGCGCAGCTTCCACGACCGCGTCGTCCGCACCGGCCGGGAGGCCGACGCCATCCGCCGCTACATCGCCGACAACCCCGCCCGCTGGGACCCCGACGCCGGCCGCGCCGACTGA